The Variovorax sp. S12S4 genome includes the window TTCTTTGCAGCGGCTTTCTTAGCCGGCGCTTTCTTTGCAGTTGCCATTTCTATTTCTCCTTGATCAAGTTGAAAAAATCAACCTATTGAAGCACTCCGCGCACGTTGGTAGCGCAAAGCGATTCATGGCGTTGGAATCTGTGCTCCAGCACCATGAACACCTGAGCCCTCGTCCATGCCGCGCTCTTCGGCGCGATCGGTGGCAAGGGCAATTCTTGAATTCATTAATTCTTATCGGAAAGATTCAATCCCAGGAGAGCGCGCCACCCGACTGGTACTCGATCACGCGGGTCTCGAAAAAATTGCGCTCTTTCTTCAGGTCAATCATTTCGCTCATCCAGGGGAACGGGTTTTCCTCGTTCGGGAAGAGCGTTTCGAGGCCGATCTGCTGTGCACGCCGGTTGGCAATGTAGCGCAGGTAGCCCTTGAACATGGAGGCGTTCATGCCGAGCACACCGCGCGGCATGGTGTCTTCGGCGTATTTGTACTCGAGCTCGACGGCCTTCATGAAGAGGGCCTTGATCTCGGCCTTGAACTCGTTGGTCCAGAGGCCGGGATTCTCGAGCTTGAGCTGGTTGATCAGGTCGATGCCGAAATTGCAGTGCATCGACTCGTCGCGAAGGATGTACTGGTACTGCTCGGCGGCGCCGGTCATCTTGTTCTGGCGGCCCAGCGCAAGAATTTGCGTGAAGCCGACGTAGAAGAAGAGGCCTTCCATCAGGCAGGCGAACACGATGAGCGACTTGAGCAGCGTCTGGTCGGTTTCGTGCGTGCCGGTCTTGAAGTGGGGGTCGCTGATGGCGTCGATGAACGGGATCAGGAACTGGTCCTTCTCGCGGATCGACGGCACTTCGTTGTAGGCGTTGAAGATCTCGCTCTCGTCCAGGCCGAGCGACTCGACGATGTACTGGTACGCGTGCGTGTGGATCGCTTCCTCGAAAGCCTGGCGCAGCAGGAACTGGCGGCATTCGGGCGCCGTGATGTGGCGGTAGGTGCCCAGCACGATGTTGTTGGCGGCCAGCGAGTCGGCGGTCACGAAGAAGCCGAGGTTGCGCTTGACGATGCGGCGCTCGTCTTCGGTCAGGCCGTTCGGGTCTTTCCACAACGCGATGTCGCGCGTCATGTTCACTTCTTGCGGCATCCAGTGGTTGGCGCAAGTGGCGAGGTATTTTTCCCAAGCCCACTTGTACTTGAACGGCACCAACTGGTTGACGTCGGTCTGGCCGTTGATGATGCGCTTGTCGGAAGCCTTGACGCGCTGCGCTGCGACGGGGGCCGTGGGTTGTGCAATCGACGAAGTCGGAGCGTCCACCGGTCGGCCTGCGGGCAAGCCGCTGGTCGATGCGTGGTGTTGCTGCAATCCTTGTTGCATATCCTTTGGTAAGGAGGGCTTGACTTCTTCGTCCCAGGTCAACATAGAAAAATCCAATGCTCAATTATCGGAGCAACGATGTGAGTTGCAAAGTGCTCGTTCACGTCGCGCTCCATTTATGTGGTTGTTATGTTGCTCTCATGCATCGCGCGATGTCAGTCAATGCCGTGATCGACTGAGAGTTCGCGCGTTGTGCATGGACCTCGCTCTCTTCACTGAGGCGTCATTGGCATGCTTCGCAAGTCGGATCGTCCACGCCGCAGAACGCGATGTCGGTTGCGGGAATCGCGTTCATCTGCGCCTTTGCTGCGGCAGCCGCTGCGTCGAGTGCGCTCATGCCCGAAGGTGCATCGCTGCCCGACGACACCGCATTGAGGCGGCCCGACTGCACCGTGGATTTTTCGGCGTGCGTCGCGCTCTGCGTGCGCAGGTAGTAGGTGGTCTTCAGGCCGCGCAGCCATGCGAGCTTGTAGGTGTCGTCGAGCTTCTTGCCCGATGCGCCGGCCATGTAGATGTTGAGCGACTGCGCCTGGTCGATCCACTTCTGGCGACGCGAGGCAGCTTCGACGAGCCATGTGGTTTCCACTTCGAACGCGGTGGCGTAGAGCGCCTTCACGTCTTGCGGCACGCGGTCGATCGGGCGCAGCGAACCGTCGAAGTGCTTCAGGTCCATCACCATCACGTCGTCCCACAGGCCCAGGCGCTTCAGGTCGCGCACCAGGTAGTGGTTGATCACGGTGAACTCACCCGACAGGTTCGACTTGACCGAGAGGTTGCCGAAGCACGGCTCGATGGAGGCGTCGACGCCGATGATGTTCGAGATGGTCGCGGTCGGTGCGATGGCCACGCAATTGGAGTTGCGCATGCCGTCGGCCTTGATCTTCTGGCGCAGCGCGTCCCAGTCGAGGGTGGCCGAGCGGTCGACCTCGACATAGCCGCCGCGTGCTTTTTCAAGCAGGTCGAGCGTGTCGATCGGCAGGATGCCCTTGTCCCACAGCGAGCCCTTGTAGCTCGAGTACTTGCCGCGTTCCTTGGCCAGCTCGGTCGAGGCCCAGTAGGCGTGGTAGCAGATGGCTTCCATCGACTCGTCGGCAAACTGCACGGCTTCTTGCGAGGCGTAGGGAATGCGCAGTTCGTACAGTGCGTCCTGGAAGCCCATCAGGCCCAGGCCGACCGGACGGTGGCGCAGGTTCGAGTCGCGCGCCTTCTTCACGGCGTAGTAGTTGATGTCGATCACGTTGTCGAGCATGCGCATCGCGGTCGAGATCGTGCGCTTGAGCTTTTCCTGGTCGACCTTGCCGTCCTTCAGGTGCTGCAGCAGGTTCACGGAACCCAGGTTGCAGACGGCGGTTTCGGTGTCGCTGGTGTTCAGCGTGATCTCGGTGCACAGGTTCGACGAGTGAACCACGCCGGCGTGCTGCTGCGGCGAGCGCACGTTGCAGGCGTCCTTGAATGTGATCCAGGGATGGCCGGTCTCGAACAGCATCGTGAGCATCTTGCGCCACAGGTCCGATGCCTGGATGGTGCGGGCGGGCTTGATCTCGCCGCGCGCCGCCTTTTCTTCGTAGGCGACATACGCCTTCTCGAAGTCGGCGCCGAACAGGTCGTGCAGGTCGGGCACGTTGGACGGCGAGAACAGCGTCCAGGTGCCCTTTTCCATCACGCGGCGCATGAAGAGGTCGGGAATCCAGTTGGCCGTGTTCATGTCGTGCGTGCGGCGGCGGTCGTCGCCGGTGTTCTTGCGCAGTTCCAGGAACTCCTCGATGTCGAGGTGCCAGGTTTCAAGGTACGTGCAGACCGCGCCCTTGCGCTTGCCGCCCTGGTTCACCGCCACGGCGGTGTCGTTCACCACCTTGAGGAACGGCACCACGCCCTGCGATTCGCCGTTGGTGCCCTTGATGTGGCTGCCCAGTGCGCGCACGCGGGTCCAGTCGTTGCCCAGGCCGCCCGCAAACTTCGAGAGCAGGGCGTTTTCCTTGATCGACTCGTAGATGCCGTCCAGGTCGTCGGGCACGGTGGTCAGGTAGCAGCTGGACAGCTGCGAGCGCAGCGTGCCGGCGTTGAAGAGCGTGGGCGTGCTCGACATGAAGTCGAACGAAGACAGCACTTCGTAGAACTCGATGGCGCGGGCTTCGCGGTCGATTTCGTTCAGCGAGAGGCCCATGGCCACGCGCATGAAGAAGGCTTGCGGCAGTTCGATGCGCGACTTGCGCACGTGCAGGAAGTAGCGGTCGTACAGCGTCTGCAGGCCGAGGTAGTCGAACTGGTTGTCGCGCTCGGCCTTGAGCGCCGCGCCCAGGCGGGGCAGGTCGTACTGCAGCAGCTTCTCGTCGAGCAGTTCGTTCTCGACGCCCTTCTTGATGAACTGCGGGAAGTAGTCGGCGTAGGTCTGCGCGCGCTCGGCGGGCATGACTTCGCGGCCGATGATTTCCTTGAAGATCGTGTGCAGCAGCAGGCGGGCGGTCGCGAAGGTGTAGTCGGGGTCCTTCTCGATGAGCGTGCGGGCGGCCAGGATCGAGGCCTTGTACACCTCGTCGAGCGGCACGCCGTCGTACAGGTTGCGCATCGTCTCGGCGACGATCGGTGCGGCGCTGATGCCGTCGCCCAAGCCTTCGCAAGCCGATTCGATCAGGCCCTTGAGTTCGTTCAGGTCGAGCGCCACGCGCTCGCCGCGGTCCAGCACGTGGAGCAGCGGCGCAGCCGGCGTTTCCTGCGTGCCTTGCTTGGAGCGCTCTTGCGTGCGGCGTTCGCGGTACAGCACGTAGGCGCGCGCAATTTCGTGGTGGCCGCCGCGCATGAGGCCGAGCTCGACCTGGTCTTGCACGTCTTCGATGTGGAAGGTGCCGCCGCCCGGACGCGAGCGGACCATGGCGCGGATCACGCCTTGCGTGAGGGCGTCGACCGTTTCACGCACGCTGGCCGAAGCCGCGCCCTGGGTGCCGTGCACCGCCAGGAAGGCTTTCATCATCGCGATGGCGATCTTGTTGGGTTCGAAGGGAACCACGGCGCCGTTGCGGCGGATGATCTGGTAGTGCGCGAGGTTCTGACCGGTGGGCGAGCCAGCAGTGTCTCGTTGCTGCTGCTGCGGCGTCGAGGGAACGGCACGCGGGGTCGATGGGGTGTTCAGGGCTGTTTGCATTCGCTTCCTCTCGGTGTGGCAATTCTTGTTGGGTGGCAATGCCTTGGCGGGGCATTGCGCCGGTGCGTGATGACCGGACGGAAGACACTATATCTAGGGTGCGAAGCGTCTACAACCACTAGATGTAGTGTTTTTTGAGATATTCAACACAGTGGCGTATTTGTTTGGGCGCGGCACTCGGCCAGCGATGCCCATGAATACTGGCCTATGGTCGCGCAACCCGCGCGGGCTGTGGCTTGCAAGCGGATTTGGGCCTGCAAGGCGCATGGTTGCTGGAGGCGCGCTCCAAATTTTAGAGATTGCTGCGGCGCAAGAACGCCGCATCGCATACCGCCGACCGATTAAAAAAATTAGAGCGGCAGCACCTGTTCGGGGAACATCCGCGGACTCCAGCCGAGCTGCCCGCGCAGCAATTGCCAATCGAAGCCCGCGCCCGGATCCTGTTTGCGGCCCGGCGCAATGTGCTCGTGGCCCGCGATGAACGCGATGGCGTAGTGCTGCGCAATCGCCGCGCAAAGGCTGGCCAGCGTTTCGTATTGGGCCTCGTCGAAAGGCTGGCCTTCCAGGCCTTCGAGCTCGATGCCGATCGAATCGTCGTTGCAGTTTTCGCGGCCGCGCCAGGACGAGACGCCGGCATGCCAGGCGCGATCGTCGCAGCTCACGAACTGCCAGAGTTCACCGTTGCGCCGCACATAGAAGTGCGAGGAAACCTGCAGGCCGCGAATGGATTGGAAGTAAGGGTGCGCGTCCCAGTCGAGCTGGTTTGCGAAGAGCTGCTGCACCGCATCGCCGCCATATTCGCCGGGCGGCAGGCTGATGGAATGCAGCACGATCAGGTCGGTCTGCGCGCCTGCCGGTCGCGGGCCGAAATTCGGCGATTGCAGCGCCTTTGCAAAGCGGTACCAGCCGGCGCGCCAGAGGCCGTCGTCGCCGCTTGCGTTCGACGTTGCTGCTTCAATCGTCGGCATTGCTCGCGGTACCTTCGTCGCCGTTGGGCGTGGTGATGCCCAGGCGCGCGATGCGATAGCGGATCTGGCGCAGGCTCATGCCGAGCCGTGCGGCTGCGGCGGTGCGGTTGAAGCCGCTTTCATGCAGCGCACGCACCAGAATTTCGCGCTCCTGCTGGTCGAGATAGGCCTGCAGGTCGGACGGCAAGGGCGGCGGTGCGGTCTTGGGTTCAACGAAGGCGGCCGCGGGTGCTGCAGCGGCGGGCGGTTCGCCGTCGTCCGGCGGCGGAGAAGGCGAGGGCGCCGAAGCCGCAAGCCCCGCGACGGCTGGCTGTCCACCGCCCATCAGGTCCAGGTGCAGTTCGTCGCCGTCGTTGAGCGCCACGGCGCGGTGCAGCAGGTTTTCGAGTTCGCGCACATTGCCGTGCAGCGGATGCTGCGCGAGACGGTGCAGCAGGTCGCCGGAAAGATGCGGCACCGGCAGTCCGCCGTCGTGCGCAATGCGCGCGAGCAAAGCGGCGCACAGGGCCGGGAGGTCCTCGCGCCGGTCGCGCAGCGCGGGCACCGCAATCTCGATCACGTTGAGCCGGTAGAACAAGTCCTGGCGAAAGCGGCCCGCATTGACCTCGGCGTGCAGGTCCTTGTGCGTGGCGCTCACGATGCGCACGTCGACCGCGTCTTCCTGCGTGGAGCCGATGGAGCGCACGCTGCGCTCCTGGATCGCGCGCAGCAGCTTGGACTGCATGGCCAGCGGCAGGTCGCCGATTTCGTCGAGGAACAACGTACCGCCTCGCGCGGCTTGGAAGTAGCCATCGCGGTCTTGCGACGAGCCGGTGTACGAGCCCTTGCGTGCGCCGAAGAATTCGGCCTCGAGCAGGTTCTCCGGAATGGCGCCGCAGTTGACCGCAACGAACGGGCCGTCGCTGCGCTGGCTGCAGGCGTGCACGGCGCGCGCCACCAACTCCTTGCCGGTGCCCGATTCGCCGCGCACCAGCACGGGCGCCATGCCGCGCGCCACCTTGGCAATGCGCGACTTGACCAGGCGCATCGGCTCCGAGTTGCCCACCAGCCGCTCGAGCGCCGCAATGCCGCTGCCTGTCACGCCGGGCGTGTCGCCGGCACGTTCGCCCTGTGCCGCCGGTGCCGCTTTCGTGGTCTTGGCGGGCGCGGCCTGCTGCGCCTGCACGGCGGAGGCAACCACGGCGCGGAACTGCTTCAGGTCGACGGGCTTGGTCAGGTAATCGAACGCGCCGGCTTTCAGCGCCTCGACCGCGTTCTCGGCGGAGCCGTACGCCGTCATCACCACGCAGCGCTCGGTGCGCTGGTCTTTCTGGATGCGATGGATGATTTCCATGCCCTGGCCGTCGGGCAGCCGCATGTCGGTGATCACCGCATCGAATTGCCCGGCCTCCAGGTGCTCCCATGCTTCCGAAACGCTGCCCGCGGCTTCCACGCGGTAGCCCTCGCGCAGCAGCGTGAGTTCGTACAGCGTGCGCAGGTCGGGCTCGTCGTCGATGACCAGGATGTTGGCCGGGCGCTGCAGGGAAGGGGGATTGGGAGTGCTCACGGCGCTATTGTGTCAGCCGGATTTCGCTGGGAGCGAAGCTGACGAAGAATTCGTTGCCTTCGGGTCCGCCCGCCACAAGCGCCCGGCGCTCGTAGCCGATGGTGGCGCCATGGCGCCGGCACAGCTCGCGGCACAAGAACAGGCCGAGTCCGCTGGAGCGGCTTTCGGAAGAGAAAAACGGCTCGAACAAATGGCGCTGCACCGCGGGCTCCAGCGGCGCGCCGTCGCTCCACACCTGCAGGCTCGGCCGGCCTGAGCTTCCGCGCTGCGTGGTGGTGACGACCTGGATCGAGCCCTCGCGCTTGCCGGCGTAGCGCGCCGCGTTGTCCAGCAGGTTCACGAGCAGCCGGCGCAGGTGCTCGACGTCGAAGCGCACCTCGCTGTCGGCGGCATCGAGCGTGATGAGAACGCCCGGGCGCTGCGTCTGGCGCACCCATTCTTCGGCGAGGGCGCGCACGGCGGGGTCGAGCGCGACCTGCTCGCCGAGCGAAAGAACGCGCTGCTGGCGTGCACGTGAAACGTCGAGCACGTCGTCCACGATGCGTGCGAGACGCTGGGCGTTGTGCTGCACCATGCTGGTCAGCTTTCGGTGCGCGGGATCGGTGAGGTCTTCGTTGAGCAGCGCGCTGGCTTGCGTGATGGCGGCCAGCGGATTGCGGATTTCATGTGCCACTGCAGCCGACATGCGGCCCATTGCCGCCAGCTTCTCGGTGCGGATGCGGGCCTCGAGTTCGCGCAGGTCTTGAAGGAACATCACGCACAGGCTGTCCACGCGCTGGTCGCTGGTGGGCGTGAGCCGCGTGCGCACGCGTACCTCGCGTGCCGCGCCGCGCGCTTGCGCCACCGGAATTTCTTCGGATTGCGGCGCCCGTCGCGCAAAGGTCTGGCGCGCCAGCGCGGCCAGCGCATGCCACGCGGGCTGCGTGTGCAGCGCAAAGGGCAGGGGGAGCTTGGCCAGGCCTTGCCCGAGGATGGCATCGGCGGCCGGATTGGCCGCGTGCACCAGGCCTTCGGCGTCGATCACCAGCACGCCCTCGCTCAGCGTTTCGATCACCAGGTCGTTCACTTGCGCCTGCATTTGCGCACTGCTGCGGTTGCGCTCGGCGGTGGCTTCTTCTCGTGCGAGCCGGCGTGCGAGTTCGTGCGCCAGCAGCGCCACCACGAAGAGCCCGGTGCCCGTGAGCGCCGCCTGCACGAAGCGGGTGGACGAATCGCCGGGCTGCTGGAGCCAGTGCCAGCCCGCATCCGCCAGCAACAGCAGCGTGACAGTGGCCGTGGTGCCCAGGCCCACGGTCACCGTGCCGAGCACCGCGCTCATGAGCACCGGCAGTGCGAACAGCGGCGTGTAGTTGATGTTGCCGCCTTGCAGCACCTGGAGCGCGGTGAAGGTGCCCAGGTCGATGCCGATGGTGACGAACCAGAGCGCCGCAAAGCCCCGGATCGGCGGCGTGAAATGCGCGTAGCGCGCACCCAGCCAGGTCGCCGCCAGGTAGCCCGCCGAAAGCGCAATGGCCAACGGCTGCATTGTCTGTCCGAGTGCGAAGGAAACGCCCTGCAACAGCACGAGCACCAGCGCCACGAAGCAGCGCGCCGCCATGAAACCGCGCCACAGCCGCAGCAGCGCGGCGCTTTCGCTGCGGCCCGGCTCGAGCACGTCCCAGTCGGTGACGGCCTCGCCGCGCGACCAGAGAGACGAGCTCATGGAGGCAGCACCCGTTCAGCCGCGCTCGGCGGCCTCACGGTGCGCAGCGCTGCAGTAGACCGCGTCGCCCGGGCCGCCGAGCGCATCGCTCGCAGGCAGGTGCAAGCCGCAATGCGCGCAGCGCAGCATGGCCTTGGGTGCGGCCGGTGCGGCGGGCTGGCGCTGGGCGCGGGCTGCCTTTTCGCGCTGCGCGTCGCGCATTTCTTCGCGGCGGTTCTTGCGCCAGAGCCAGATTGCCACCCAGAGCACCGCGAGGACGAGCAGGTATTTCATGCCGTGCCGCGCGCCAGCACCACTTCGAGCACAAAACGCGAACCCACATAGGCCAGCAGCAGCAAGGCGGAGCCGGCATACAGCACGCGGCGCGCCGTGCGGCCGCGCCAGCCGAAGCGCGCGCCCCCCACCAGCAGCACGGCAAAGCTCATCCACGCCAGCACCGAGAACACTGTCTTGTGGTCCCACTTCCAGGCGCGCACCGTGGCTCCGTACAGCGTTTCGCTGAACAGCAGGCCCGCCAGCAGCGTGGCGGAAAGCAGAACGAACCCCGCCGTGACAAAGCGGAAGGTGAGCCGTTCGAGCGTGAGCAGCGGCACCCCGGCCTGCGGCTCGGTGGCGAGGCGAATCTGCTTTTCAGCCCGTGTGATCAGCCAGGCATGCACGACAGCTGCGCCGAACAAACCATAGGACGCAATTCCGAGCGCCAGGTGCAGCGGTAGCCAGGGCGATGCCGAAACGTGCAGCGGCGTGCCGGGAAACAGAACGGCCAGCACCACCGCGGCCGCGCCTAGCCAAGCCAGCGCCCGCCGAACTTTCAGTTGCGGGTACATGCGGCTTTCGACCGCGTAGACGGTAAGCACCAGCCATGCCGTGACGGAGAGCGCCGGCGCAAAGCCGAAGCGCGGCTGGCTGCCGATCAGGCCGTGGGCCAGCACCGCGGCATGCAGCAGCCATGCGAGCCCCAGGGCCCACTGGGTGGCTTTTCGACTCAGGCGGGCGCCCGCGGCGGCGGCAAATCCGTAGGCAGCCGCGGTGGCGATGCCCAGCGCCACGGCAAGTGGGGAGGGGATCGCTAAAATCATTGCAGGAGTGTAATAGGCTCGCCCCCAGTCTTCGCGCACATCGTGGCGCATCGCCAACCCGCTGCCGGGGCAACACCTGCGGTTCGGCAAAGCCGTTCTGGCGGTGTTTCGCGAATGGGCGCAGGCGGCCGACACTCACATCAGTTACCACTTCCCAATGACCCGCCGCGGCGGGCAGCAAGGCATTTCTTCCATGGCCACCGCCCTCTCAGAAAAATTCTCCCGCCTCGTCAAGACGATGAGCGGCCAGGCGCGCATTACCGAAAGCAACGTGCAGGACATGCTGCGCGAAGTGCGCATGGCGCTGCTCGAGGCCGACGTGGCGCTGCCCGTAGTGCGCGACTTCGTCGCCCGCGTGAAGGAAAAGTCACTTGGCCAGGAGGTGCTGGGCTCGCTCAAGCCGGGTCAGGCGCTGGTCGGCATCGTCAACCGCGAACTCGCGGCCACCATGGGCGAGGGCGTGTCCGACATCAACCTTGCGGCCCAGCCGCCGGCGGTGATCCTGATGGCCGGCCTGCAGGGCGCGGGCAAGACCACCACCACCGCCAAGCTGGCCAAGCACCTGATCGAAAAGCGCAAGAAGAAGGTGCTGACCGTGTCGGGCGACGTGTATCGGCCCGCCGCCATCGAGCAGCTCAAGATGGTGACCAAGCAGGCCGGCGCCGAATGGTTCCCGAGCACGCCGGACCAGAAGCCGCTCGACATTGCACGCGCCGCGCTCGACCATGCCAAGCGCCATTTCTTCGATGTGCTGCTGGTCGACACGGCCGGCCGCCTCGCCATCGACGAAGTGCTGATGACCGAAATCAAGCAGCTGCACGGCGCGCTCGACCCCGTCGAAACGCTGTTCGTGGTCGATGCGATGCAGGGCCAGGATGCGATCAACACCGCCAAGGCCTTCAAGGATGCGCTGCCGCTCACCGGCATCATCCTGACCAAGACCGACGGCGATTCACGCGGCGGCGCGGCGCTGTCGGTGCGCCAGGTCACGGGCGTGCCGATCAAGTTTGCCGGCACGAGCGAGAAGATCGACGGCCTGGAGGTGTTCGACGCCGAGCGCCATGCCGGCCGCATCCTGGGCATGGGCGACATCGTTGCGCTGGTCGAGCAGGTCACGGCCGGCGTCGACGTGGCGGCGGCGCAGAAGCTCGCGGCCAAGGTCAAGAGCGGCGCGGGCTTCGACCTGAACGACTTTCTCGGCCAGCTGCAGCAGATGAAGCAGATGGGCGGCCTCTCCAGCCTGATGGACAAGCTGCCGCAGCAGATGGCCGCCAAGGCCACCGAGGCCGATATGACCCGCGCCGAGCGCGACATCCGCCGCAAGGAAGGCATCATCCAGAGCATGACGCCGCTGGAGCGCCGCAAGCCCGAACTGCTCAAGGCCACCCGCAAGCGCCGCATCGCGGCCGGCGCCGGCGTGCAGGTTCAGGAAGTGAACCGCCTGCTCAACGAGTTCGAGCAGATGCAGGGCATGATGAAGAAGATGAAGGGCGGCGGCCTCATGAAGATGATGAAGAAGATGGGCGGCATGAAGGGCATGGGCGGAATGGGTGGCCCGGGCGGTCCGAAGTTGCCGTTCTGAGCCCACGCATATATATAGATAGACAGAAGCCCGCCCGGGACATTCCCCGGCGGGCTTCGTCGTTTTCAGGTCTGCACCTCGTAGACCGTCGCGTGCGCCTCCACGGGCGCCGGCAGCTCCCAGCGATGCAGCATCCGCTCGATGCCCGCGTTCGACAGCGTCGTGTCGCGCTCCCGGTTGCGGCGCATCAGCTCGGGGTGCGGCACCTCCAGGTACACCAGCTCGATCCGGGCGTGATACGCCCAGAGCAGATCCAGCGTCTTGGTGCGCATCTGCTGGCTCAGGTGCGTGGCATTCCAGACGAAGCGCTCCTGCTTGCGCAGCAGCGCCTTGGCCCCATCGACCGCATGGTGTGCGGCCAGCCCGTCGTTCTCGCCGTGCTTCAACCCCAGTTCGGCACGCGCATCGTCGAACGACACGACCGGCCAGCCCTTGCGGTGCTGCGCCACCCAGTGGTTCTTGCCGCTCGCGGGCAGGCCGCACATCACCGTGACCTGCGACCCCGCAGCCTGGAACAACGGGTAGTCGGGACTGGTGTCCGCGCCTCGGAAGTAAGCCAGGCGCGTGTGGGCATCGGCCATTTGGCGAGAGCCTTCCCAGCAGCCTTCTTCCCGGGCCAATTCCTCGAAAAGCGCGATGTCGGCCATGCTGTCTGCGCGCTTCTCGTAGTGGCGCCCGAGCATGTCGCAGCGCGCCACGCAGCACAGGTCGGGCAGGCTCAGTTCCCACGAGAGCTTGTGCACCAGCCACTCGGGTCGCACCCCCTTGCGCGAGGCGAAGGCGTGGAACGGTACCTGGTGCACCGCGATGATCCGGCACACGGCTTCGCGCAGCGCGAACGGCACGCGGGCCTTCCACATCAGCACGCGCACATCGACCGAGCCGCGGCGCGAATGGCCCGGCTGGCCGATACGGCCGCTGGCTTCGTCGATCACGGTGGTGTCCGGCTTGGCGATGTCGTGCAGCAGGCAGGCCATGAACAGCACGAAGCGGACGTCGGCGCCGGCACGCTGGTAGTGCGGATCCTGCATCAGCGCGTCCAGCACCATGCGCGTATGGATGCCGACGTTGCCTTCGGCGTGGTAGTGCGGGTCTTGCGGCGTCTCTTCAAGGCGCAGCAGGGCCGGCAGCAGTTCGCAGCACTCGGCCCAGTCGTAGCCCTGCGGAGGCGTCGGCACCAGTGCGCGCAAGTCGTCGTAGGTCATCGCGGCCTCCTTGTTGTTGTCAGTTCTGCGGGGTCGCGGAACGTGCGTAGCCCCAGGTCTTGCCAGCCCACTTGCGGCGTCGGCGCGTAGAGGTCGACACCTCGCGCGAGCTGGTTGGGCAGCACGGGCCGGCGGCTGTGGTGCGAGCCCGAGTCGAGGATGGTCTGCACGAAATCAGGCCGCACCCACTTGTAGCGGCCGGTCACCTCGCCCTGCGACTCGGTCTTGAGGTACAGGCCCTCAGCCAAGTCGGACAGGTCGGTCTGCTGCCGCACGAGCTCGAGCGGCTGGCCTTCCTGCATCACGGCCTGTTCGAAGGCCACTTTCCAGCCGGCGCTGCGCGCGAGCGATGGCCGCACGAGCGAGCGCAGTGCCTTCGCCTGGTGCGGCATCTCGCCTTCGTAGAGCACGGGTACCGAAAGTACCGGGCTGCCGTCGAGCAATGCGTGCCGTGCGGGTGTCGACAGGAAGCACTGCGCTTGGCGATCGTAGAGGTCGAACTCCAGAAAGAACGCGGGCAGCCGGTCGTACCAGCAGCTGTGCTTTGCAAAGCACCACTCGCCGTACATCACATAGCGGTCCTCGAGCCGTTCGAGCAGCGTCGGCTCGTGCGCGGCAGCCCAGTGCTTGAACAGGTTGAACTGGCGCTCGCTGGCGCCGCCCGCGAGATAGTGGCCGCGCGATTGCAGCAGCAGCTCGCCCCCAGAGGTGAACGACACGGCCGCATTGGCGCCATCGAGCTTTTCCTCGATGACCACATGCTGGCCCTGCAGCGCGGACAACGGCGTCTGGCCATCGTCGGTGTCGCCGGCCTGCAAGCGCGAGCCTTCCAGATGCGCAGTACGCGGGTACTTGAGCAGCGGAACGGATGAAAGAGAAGAGAGAGGGAACACGTTGTTCTCCAGATGCAAATCAGGAAGAACCGACAACGTGCGGGAGCGAAGCTGGAAGAGAGATCGACTCGGCGGCCGCAGCAAGCGGGCCGTGCCTGGTCAGTGAGGGAACGCAGCTAGGCGCCCGACATGACCAGCGAGTGGTGTTGTCGGCGTCAGAGGGTGGTGACGGCGAATCGGGGCACTTGGCGCTCCAGGGGATCGAGGGATCCGTGGGTTGAAAAAAGGAAGGCGCGATTCTAGCCACGCACCATAAAAAAAGCCGACCCTGAGGCCGGCTTTTTTTGGGGCTGT containing:
- a CDS encoding ribonucleotide-diphosphate reductase subunit beta; this translates as MLTWDEEVKPSLPKDMQQGLQQHHASTSGLPAGRPVDAPTSSIAQPTAPVAAQRVKASDKRIINGQTDVNQLVPFKYKWAWEKYLATCANHWMPQEVNMTRDIALWKDPNGLTEDERRIVKRNLGFFVTADSLAANNIVLGTYRHITAPECRQFLLRQAFEEAIHTHAYQYIVESLGLDESEIFNAYNEVPSIREKDQFLIPFIDAISDPHFKTGTHETDQTLLKSLIVFACLMEGLFFYVGFTQILALGRQNKMTGAAEQYQYILRDESMHCNFGIDLINQLKLENPGLWTNEFKAEIKALFMKAVELEYKYAEDTMPRGVLGMNASMFKGYLRYIANRRAQQIGLETLFPNEENPFPWMSEMIDLKKERNFFETRVIEYQSGGALSWD
- a CDS encoding ribonucleoside-diphosphate reductase subunit alpha, encoding MQTALNTPSTPRAVPSTPQQQQRDTAGSPTGQNLAHYQIIRRNGAVVPFEPNKIAIAMMKAFLAVHGTQGAASASVRETVDALTQGVIRAMVRSRPGGGTFHIEDVQDQVELGLMRGGHHEIARAYVLYRERRTQERSKQGTQETPAAPLLHVLDRGERVALDLNELKGLIESACEGLGDGISAAPIVAETMRNLYDGVPLDEVYKASILAARTLIEKDPDYTFATARLLLHTIFKEIIGREVMPAERAQTYADYFPQFIKKGVENELLDEKLLQYDLPRLGAALKAERDNQFDYLGLQTLYDRYFLHVRKSRIELPQAFFMRVAMGLSLNEIDREARAIEFYEVLSSFDFMSSTPTLFNAGTLRSQLSSCYLTTVPDDLDGIYESIKENALLSKFAGGLGNDWTRVRALGSHIKGTNGESQGVVPFLKVVNDTAVAVNQGGKRKGAVCTYLETWHLDIEEFLELRKNTGDDRRRTHDMNTANWIPDLFMRRVMEKGTWTLFSPSNVPDLHDLFGADFEKAYVAYEEKAARGEIKPARTIQASDLWRKMLTMLFETGHPWITFKDACNVRSPQQHAGVVHSSNLCTEITLNTSDTETAVCNLGSVNLLQHLKDGKVDQEKLKRTISTAMRMLDNVIDINYYAVKKARDSNLRHRPVGLGLMGFQDALYELRIPYASQEAVQFADESMEAICYHAYWASTELAKERGKYSSYKGSLWDKGILPIDTLDLLEKARGGYVEVDRSATLDWDALRQKIKADGMRNSNCVAIAPTATISNIIGVDASIEPCFGNLSVKSNLSGEFTVINHYLVRDLKRLGLWDDVMVMDLKHFDGSLRPIDRVPQDVKALYATAFEVETTWLVEAASRRQKWIDQAQSLNIYMAGASGKKLDDTYKLAWLRGLKTTYYLRTQSATHAEKSTVQSGRLNAVSSGSDAPSGMSALDAAAAAAKAQMNAIPATDIAFCGVDDPTCEACQ
- the ampD gene encoding 1,6-anhydro-N-acetylmuramyl-L-alanine amidase AmpD → MPTIEAATSNASGDDGLWRAGWYRFAKALQSPNFGPRPAGAQTDLIVLHSISLPPGEYGGDAVQQLFANQLDWDAHPYFQSIRGLQVSSHFYVRRNGELWQFVSCDDRAWHAGVSSWRGRENCNDDSIGIELEGLEGQPFDEAQYETLASLCAAIAQHYAIAFIAGHEHIAPGRKQDPGAGFDWQLLRGQLGWSPRMFPEQVLPL
- a CDS encoding sigma-54-dependent transcriptional regulator; its protein translation is MSTPNPPSLQRPANILVIDDEPDLRTLYELTLLREGYRVEAAGSVSEAWEHLEAGQFDAVITDMRLPDGQGMEIIHRIQKDQRTERCVVMTAYGSAENAVEALKAGAFDYLTKPVDLKQFRAVVASAVQAQQAAPAKTTKAAPAAQGERAGDTPGVTGSGIAALERLVGNSEPMRLVKSRIAKVARGMAPVLVRGESGTGKELVARAVHACSQRSDGPFVAVNCGAIPENLLEAEFFGARKGSYTGSSQDRDGYFQAARGGTLFLDEIGDLPLAMQSKLLRAIQERSVRSIGSTQEDAVDVRIVSATHKDLHAEVNAGRFRQDLFYRLNVIEIAVPALRDRREDLPALCAALLARIAHDGGLPVPHLSGDLLHRLAQHPLHGNVRELENLLHRAVALNDGDELHLDLMGGGQPAVAGLAASAPSPSPPPDDGEPPAAAAPAAAFVEPKTAPPPLPSDLQAYLDQQEREILVRALHESGFNRTAAAARLGMSLRQIRYRIARLGITTPNGDEGTASNADD